The proteins below are encoded in one region of Ornithinimicrobium avium:
- a CDS encoding polyphosphate kinase 2 family protein yields the protein MGTKKKHGKKHGKKHKKKGEKGSGSPFSDALRVSDGFVLADVDQRSTPAFDGDKQEGKDALVAADGEMDDLQERLYAQSRSGGRRRVLLVIQGMDTSGKGGIMRHVVGAVDPQGTQITAFKAPTAEEKEHPFLWRIRNALPQPGMIGVFDRSHYEDVLVVRVHDLVPPAQWKRRYATINDFEESLVEDDVTLIKVMLHISANEQKERLMERLERPDKYWKFNPGDLDEREFWDDYQQAYQVIMDRCSPERAPWFVVPADRKWYARLAVQQILLEHLRDLDLRWPEADFDVEANKERLQAM from the coding sequence ATGGGCACCAAGAAGAAGCACGGCAAGAAGCACGGGAAGAAGCACAAGAAGAAGGGCGAGAAGGGGTCCGGCAGCCCGTTCAGCGACGCGCTGCGGGTCAGCGACGGCTTCGTCCTGGCGGACGTGGACCAGCGCTCCACGCCCGCCTTCGACGGCGACAAGCAGGAGGGCAAGGATGCGCTGGTCGCCGCCGACGGGGAGATGGACGATCTGCAGGAGCGGCTCTACGCCCAGAGCAGGTCCGGTGGACGACGCCGCGTCCTGCTCGTCATCCAGGGCATGGACACCTCCGGCAAGGGCGGGATCATGCGCCACGTTGTCGGGGCGGTCGACCCGCAGGGCACGCAGATCACCGCGTTCAAGGCGCCCACCGCCGAGGAGAAGGAGCATCCCTTCCTCTGGCGCATCCGCAACGCCCTGCCTCAGCCGGGCATGATCGGCGTCTTCGACCGCTCGCACTACGAGGACGTGCTCGTCGTGCGGGTCCACGACCTCGTCCCGCCTGCCCAGTGGAAGCGGCGCTACGCCACGATCAACGACTTCGAGGAGAGCCTCGTCGAGGACGACGTCACCCTCATCAAGGTCATGCTGCACATCTCGGCCAACGAGCAGAAGGAGCGGCTCATGGAGCGGCTCGAGCGGCCGGACAAGTACTGGAAGTTCAACCCCGGCGACCTGGACGAGCGCGAGTTCTGGGACGACTACCAGCAGGCCTACCAGGTGATCATGGACCGTTGCAGCCCCGAGCGGGCGCCCTGGTTCGTCGTGCCGGCCGACCGCAAGTGGTACGCCCGGCTGGCCGTCCAGCAGATCCTCCTCGAGCACCTCCGCGACCTCGACCTGCGGTGGCCGGAGGCCGACTTCGACGTCGAGGCCAACAAGGAGCGTCTCCAGGCGATGTGA
- a CDS encoding dihydrofolate reductase family protein yields the protein MTRTGSGPLSPDELADWYAEPADLGEGTWVRASFITSLDGRVTGPDGRSGSLNAGSEGDAAVFAHLREWADVVVVGAGTVIEEEYTPLPGVALAVVTRGEVLPPTLAHTEPDAGGPETGEVVLVGGKGELTAAQIRAALVERGWRRIVVEGGPHLLDTWLREGLLDELCLTVRPVLAGGGGPLLVGRDVELDRLAGEATHLLTWGGDVLLRTRLR from the coding sequence ATGACGCGCACCGGATCAGGTCCCCTGTCCCCCGACGAGCTCGCCGACTGGTATGCCGAGCCCGCCGACCTCGGCGAGGGCACCTGGGTGCGCGCCAGCTTCATCACGAGCCTGGACGGTCGGGTGACCGGCCCGGACGGGCGCAGCGGGAGCCTGAACGCCGGCTCCGAGGGCGACGCCGCGGTCTTCGCCCACCTGCGCGAGTGGGCCGACGTGGTGGTGGTCGGCGCGGGCACGGTGATCGAGGAGGAGTACACCCCGCTGCCCGGCGTCGCCCTCGCAGTCGTCACCCGGGGCGAGGTGCTCCCGCCGACGCTCGCGCACACCGAGCCGGACGCGGGAGGGCCGGAGACGGGCGAGGTGGTCCTCGTCGGTGGGAAGGGCGAGCTCACCGCCGCCCAGATCCGGGCTGCGCTCGTCGAGCGCGGCTGGCGCCGCATCGTCGTGGAGGGTGGGCCGCACCTGCTGGACACCTGGCTCCGCGAGGGCCTGCTGGACGAGCTCTGTCTCACCGTCCGCCCGGTCCTGGCCGGCGGTGGCGGTCCCCTGCTCGTGGGACGCGACGTCGAGCTGGACCGGCTCGCCGGGGAGGCTACCCACCTGCTCACCTGGGGCGGGGACGTGCTCCTGCGCACCCGCCTGCGCTGA
- a CDS encoding HNH endonuclease signature motif containing protein, translating to MGVGTEFFDPGDWLLGPSPVGEAEVAAAEAVAAEQLATLNGQVEGGDPVEATGSPGAEAAWADIVASLAADPLDPDGLGWAPEVLSASLSSATTALDVAAGLGDADLTRVLDEGLREAVDQAARVRVRGEGLLYALVVQVHARGLHTAVGLSLVDWVRARCPRTTIAEASALKHVVEAAAQHWGRPLDAAVREGRTSLYRAGRIAKAMLRLVRALDPDQAQAYARIATDAACDANISDADLGRVCTRLLTDLLDEAPDQGKDPDDHDRPDPAPQALRSLTRHPLGEGMTRYVLDAPDADAAMIEGIMNGPLAAPVPCPEGGKDPRDADQRTYDALKTVLSRGLANPGAPATSARASVIITLKADPRTGEPTGTAQAATAGTRFTSKAAGRYACIGDLTPVVLGEMGEPLDLGRTRRLASPGQFKALLVRDKTCTYPGCTVPGAWCEAHHLIWWCRAGDTDILVLVLLCPRHHTTVHDKDLMATVVGDVVTWHL from the coding sequence GTGGGTGTCGGGACGGAGTTCTTCGACCCCGGCGACTGGCTGCTCGGGCCTTCGCCGGTGGGCGAGGCAGAGGTGGCTGCGGCGGAGGCGGTGGCGGCCGAGCAGCTGGCGACCTTGAACGGCCAGGTCGAGGGTGGTGACCCAGTCGAGGCCACCGGGTCGCCGGGCGCGGAGGCGGCGTGGGCCGACATCGTGGCGTCCCTGGCGGCGGACCCGCTGGACCCCGACGGGCTGGGTTGGGCACCGGAGGTGCTGTCCGCGTCGCTGTCGAGCGCCACCACGGCCTTGGACGTGGCGGCCGGGCTCGGCGACGCGGACCTGACCCGGGTCCTGGACGAGGGCCTGCGGGAGGCGGTGGATCAGGCCGCGCGGGTCCGCGTCCGCGGCGAGGGCCTGCTCTACGCCCTGGTGGTGCAGGTGCACGCCCGTGGCCTGCACACGGCGGTGGGCCTGTCGCTGGTGGACTGGGTCCGGGCCCGCTGCCCGCGGACCACGATCGCCGAGGCCTCCGCGCTCAAGCACGTCGTCGAGGCGGCCGCCCAGCACTGGGGCCGACCCCTGGACGCGGCGGTCCGGGAGGGGCGCACGTCGTTGTACCGGGCCGGGCGCATCGCCAAGGCGATGCTGCGCCTGGTCCGGGCGCTGGACCCCGACCAGGCCCAGGCCTACGCCCGGATCGCCACCGACGCGGCCTGTGACGCGAACATCAGTGATGCGGACCTGGGCAGGGTCTGCACCCGGCTGCTGACCGACCTGCTCGATGAAGCCCCGGACCAGGGCAAGGACCCCGACGACCACGACCGGCCCGACCCCGCACCGCAGGCGCTGCGCTCCTTGACCCGTCACCCCCTGGGTGAGGGCATGACCCGTTACGTCCTGGACGCCCCGGACGCGGACGCGGCCATGATCGAGGGCATCATGAACGGGCCCCTCGCGGCCCCCGTCCCCTGCCCCGAGGGTGGCAAGGACCCCCGGGACGCCGACCAGCGGACCTACGACGCGCTCAAGACCGTCCTGTCCCGTGGTCTGGCCAACCCCGGCGCGCCCGCCACCTCCGCCCGTGCCTCGGTGATCATCACCCTCAAGGCCGACCCCAGGACCGGCGAGCCGACCGGTACCGCGCAGGCCGCCACCGCAGGGACACGGTTCACCTCCAAGGCCGCCGGACGGTACGCGTGCATAGGGGACCTGACCCCGGTCGTCCTGGGTGAGATGGGTGAACCCCTCGACCTGGGCCGGACCAGACGCCTGGCCAGCCCAGGACAGTTCAAGGCCCTCCTGGTCCGCGACAAGACCTGCACCTACCCCGGCTGCACCGTCCCCGGGGCCTGGTGCGAGGCCCACCACCTGATCTGGTGGTGTCGCGCCGGCGACACCGACATCCTCGTCCTGGTCCTGCTCTGCCCCCGCCACCACACCACGGTCCACGACAAGGACCTGATGGCCACCGTCGTCGGCGACGTCGTCACCTGGCACCTCTGA
- a CDS encoding alpha/beta hydrolase family protein: MNGDLRRAVSVGAGVVGGAALGGAVSMGTATYFAHRIITPEHEKKDDTAVLQVAKGTLTLRATPATLTPGRYGLWLDKGAGHARVGEVVETGGSGRSATVTRELLGVDLGELEPGPARWNKYYYCGTPRTAVGLPYEDVLVTSDVGDLPTWRVPPAATEDTGDWAILVHGRSAMREETLRALPVLHRVGFTSLIPMYRNDIGAPPSADGRYSLGLSEWRDVDAAMRYALAHGARRLVLLGWSMGGAIVLQALNRSDVAHRVQRVVLDGPVIDWGSVLAHQADLHFIPRPIDHLARSLLRSKLSRLLLQISEPVDVAATNWLDRADELSHRIFIIHSATDETVPFGPSQDLARRRPGLVHTFVWPSARHCQEWNTNPSLWEDLVASFLR, encoded by the coding sequence GTGAACGGCGACCTGCGCCGGGCGGTCTCGGTCGGGGCGGGCGTGGTTGGCGGGGCGGCCCTCGGCGGGGCGGTCTCGATGGGGACGGCCACCTACTTCGCGCACCGGATCATCACCCCCGAGCACGAGAAGAAGGACGACACCGCCGTCCTCCAGGTCGCGAAGGGGACGCTGACCCTGCGCGCGACCCCGGCCACGCTCACCCCCGGACGCTACGGGCTCTGGCTGGACAAGGGTGCCGGCCACGCGCGGGTCGGGGAGGTCGTGGAGACCGGCGGCAGCGGCCGCTCGGCGACGGTCACCCGCGAGCTCCTCGGCGTGGACCTCGGCGAGCTGGAGCCTGGCCCCGCACGGTGGAACAAGTACTACTACTGCGGGACGCCCCGCACCGCCGTCGGCCTGCCCTACGAGGACGTCCTCGTCACCTCGGACGTGGGAGACCTGCCCACGTGGCGGGTGCCACCGGCCGCAACGGAGGACACCGGTGACTGGGCGATCCTCGTGCACGGGCGCAGCGCCATGCGCGAGGAGACCCTGCGGGCGCTGCCGGTGCTGCACCGGGTGGGCTTCACCAGCCTCATCCCCATGTACCGCAACGACATCGGTGCACCGCCCAGCGCGGACGGCCGCTACAGCCTGGGGCTCTCGGAGTGGCGCGACGTGGACGCGGCGATGCGTTACGCGCTGGCGCACGGAGCCCGCCGGCTCGTGCTGCTGGGCTGGTCCATGGGCGGGGCGATCGTGCTCCAGGCGCTCAACCGCTCCGACGTCGCGCACCGCGTGCAGCGGGTGGTCCTGGACGGGCCGGTGATCGACTGGGGCTCGGTCCTCGCCCACCAGGCCGACCTGCACTTCATCCCGCGGCCCATCGACCACCTGGCCCGGAGCCTGCTGCGCAGCAAGCTCTCGCGGCTGCTGCTGCAGATCTCCGAGCCGGTCGACGTGGCGGCCACCAACTGGCTGGACCGGGCCGACGAGCTCAGCCACCGGATCTTCATCATCCACTCGGCCACCGACGAGACCGTGCCGTTCGGACCGTCGCAGGACCTGGCGCGCCGGCGGCCGGGGCTCGTGCACACCTTCGTCTGGCCCAGCGCCCGGCACTGCCAGGAGTGGAACACCAACCCCTCGTTGTGGGAGGACCTGGTAGCCAGCTTCCTCCGGTGA
- a CDS encoding ATP-dependent DNA ligase — protein sequence MDLPVMPPVSPMLAKPLKTLPEGWLYDLKWDGFRSIVFRDGDEVELGSRNERPLTRYFPELVEAVRAELPRRCVVDGEIVVATADGTRLDFEALQQRIHPADSRVQLLAGRTPALFVAFDLLALGDEDLTGMPFRERRARLEAALGESLRADGRGRVRLSPVTAQEEVAMRWFTDFEGAGLDGLIAKDPEAAYQPGKRVQTKLKHERTADCVVAGYRTHKSDDEAIGSLLLGLFTQDGRLAHVGVTSSFPMARRRELFVELQDLVTDLDGHPWDWARQLEGERTPAKGVGSRWNGGKDLSFVPLRPERVVEVRYDYLEGERFRHTTQFVRWRPDREPASCTYDQLDRPEDHDLADVLAVRR from the coding sequence GTGGACCTGCCCGTCATGCCGCCCGTCTCGCCGATGCTGGCCAAGCCGCTGAAGACGCTGCCCGAGGGGTGGCTCTACGACCTGAAGTGGGACGGGTTCCGCTCGATCGTCTTCCGCGACGGGGACGAGGTCGAGCTCGGCAGCCGCAACGAGCGACCGCTCACCCGCTACTTCCCCGAGCTGGTCGAGGCGGTGCGCGCCGAGCTGCCCCGGCGGTGCGTGGTCGACGGCGAGATCGTCGTCGCGACCGCAGACGGCACCCGCCTGGACTTCGAGGCGCTCCAGCAGCGGATCCACCCGGCCGACTCGCGGGTCCAGCTGCTCGCCGGGCGGACCCCCGCGCTCTTCGTCGCCTTCGACCTGCTCGCCCTCGGCGACGAGGACCTGACGGGTATGCCCTTCCGCGAGCGTCGGGCGCGCCTGGAGGCAGCGCTGGGGGAGTCCCTGCGGGCCGACGGGCGGGGGAGGGTGCGGCTGTCGCCGGTCACGGCACAGGAGGAGGTGGCGATGCGGTGGTTCACGGACTTCGAGGGCGCCGGTCTCGACGGGCTGATCGCCAAGGACCCGGAGGCGGCCTACCAGCCGGGCAAGCGGGTGCAGACCAAGCTCAAGCACGAGCGGACCGCGGACTGCGTGGTGGCCGGCTACCGGACGCACAAGAGCGACGACGAGGCGATCGGGTCGCTGCTGCTGGGGCTGTTCACCCAGGACGGGCGGCTGGCCCACGTCGGCGTGACCTCGTCCTTCCCGATGGCCCGTCGCCGCGAGCTCTTCGTCGAGCTGCAGGACTTGGTCACCGACCTCGACGGGCACCCGTGGGACTGGGCCCGCCAGCTCGAGGGCGAGCGGACCCCGGCCAAGGGTGTCGGCTCGCGGTGGAACGGCGGCAAGGACCTCTCCTTCGTGCCGCTGCGCCCTGAGCGCGTGGTCGAGGTCCGCTACGACTACCTGGAGGGGGAGCGGTTCCGGCACACCACCCAGTTCGTGCGCTGGCGCCCGGACCGGGAGCCGGCCAGCTGCACCTACGACCAGCTCGACCGTCCCGAGGACCATGACCTCGCTGACGTCCTGGCGGTGCGCCGGTGA
- the ligD gene encoding non-homologous end-joining DNA ligase produces the protein MADALTLTTQDADGKPRQVRLSSPGKVVWPATEQGAAITKADLTTYLSAVAEPMLRGLADRPVTLQRVRGGIEGEEFYSKNPPKGAPEWARTTMVTYPSGRSHPQLVVDDEATLLWTAQMGTVTWHPWPVRTGDNDHPDEVRIDLDPQPGRAFGDVVRAARGLREVMTEAGLTPFVKTTGSRGVHIFAAVRPRLEFLDVRHAVIGLARELERRMPDLVTTAWWKEERGDRIFVDFNQATRDRTLASAWSPRILPGAPVSVPMTWDQLGEYGPGELTVRTVPQWLAEHGDAWAGLHEDPGEIDGAHALWEADLERGLGELNFPPDHPKMPGEPPRVQPSKKVAGNWDAHGNRVEP, from the coding sequence ATGGCCGACGCGCTGACCCTCACGACCCAGGACGCCGACGGGAAGCCGCGGCAGGTGCGGCTGAGCAGTCCCGGAAAGGTCGTCTGGCCGGCCACCGAGCAGGGTGCCGCGATCACCAAGGCCGACCTCACCACATACCTGAGCGCCGTCGCGGAGCCGATGCTGCGCGGTCTGGCCGACCGCCCGGTGACCCTGCAGCGGGTGCGCGGCGGGATCGAGGGGGAGGAGTTCTACTCCAAGAACCCGCCCAAGGGGGCGCCGGAGTGGGCGCGGACCACGATGGTGACCTACCCGTCGGGGCGCAGCCACCCGCAGCTGGTCGTCGACGACGAGGCGACCCTGCTGTGGACCGCGCAGATGGGGACGGTCACCTGGCACCCGTGGCCGGTGCGCACCGGGGACAACGACCACCCCGACGAGGTGCGCATCGACCTGGACCCGCAGCCCGGGCGGGCCTTCGGCGACGTCGTCCGGGCCGCGCGCGGGCTGCGCGAGGTGATGACCGAGGCGGGCCTCACGCCCTTCGTGAAGACCACCGGCAGCCGTGGTGTGCACATCTTCGCCGCGGTGCGGCCGCGGCTGGAGTTCCTCGACGTGCGCCACGCGGTCATCGGGCTGGCCCGTGAGCTGGAGCGGCGGATGCCGGACCTGGTCACGACGGCGTGGTGGAAGGAGGAGCGCGGGGACCGGATCTTCGTCGACTTCAACCAGGCCACCCGGGACCGGACGCTGGCGTCGGCGTGGAGCCCGCGGATCCTTCCCGGGGCGCCGGTGTCGGTGCCGATGACCTGGGACCAGCTGGGGGAGTACGGTCCCGGCGAGCTCACCGTCCGCACGGTCCCGCAGTGGCTCGCCGAGCACGGCGACGCGTGGGCCGGCCTGCACGAGGACCCCGGTGAGATCGACGGTGCGCACGCGTTGTGGGAGGCCGACCTGGAGCGCGGGCTCGGCGAGCTCAACTTCCCGCCCGACCACCCGAAGATGCCCGGGGAACCGCCCCGCGTGCAGCCCAGCAAGAAGGTCGCCGGGAACTGGGACGCGCACGGCAACCGGGTGGAGCCGTAA
- a CDS encoding LuxR C-terminal-related transcriptional regulator — protein sequence MNTVTVRGMDEKVHRRLQQQAAANRRSVEAEARAILTAALTSVARAVAACPGPLTAGEDRVAGLVAQGWSNRQIADQLHLSERTVEAHVSAILRKLCLRSRAGVASWVTARTPAQDGATGTSVPT from the coding sequence ATGAACACCGTGACGGTGAGGGGGATGGACGAGAAGGTCCATCGTCGCCTCCAGCAGCAGGCAGCGGCCAACCGGCGGTCCGTGGAGGCCGAGGCGAGGGCGATCCTCACCGCGGCGCTGACCAGCGTCGCGCGAGCGGTCGCCGCGTGCCCCGGCCCTCTGACCGCCGGTGAGGACCGGGTCGCCGGGCTGGTGGCGCAGGGCTGGTCCAACCGGCAGATCGCCGACCAGCTGCACCTGTCCGAGCGGACCGTCGAGGCCCACGTGAGCGCGATCCTGCGCAAGCTGTGCCTACGCAGCCGGGCCGGCGTGGCGAGCTGGGTCACGGCCCGCACCCCGGCCCAGGACGGCGCCACCGGCACGAGCGTGCCAACATAG